The following coding sequences lie in one Globicephala melas chromosome 15, mGloMel1.2, whole genome shotgun sequence genomic window:
- the LOC115844543 gene encoding protein-L-isoaspartate O-methyltransferase domain-containing protein 2 isoform X2, with translation MGGAVSAGEDNDELIDHLKAAQYIRSERVEQAFRAVDRADYYLEEFKENAYKDLAWRHGNIHLSAPCIYSEVMEALDLQPGLSFLNLGSGTGYLSSMVGLILGPFGVNHGVELHSDVTEYAKQKLDFFIRTSDSFDKFDFCEPSFVTGNCLEISPGCSQYDRVYCGAGVQKQHEGYMKSLLKVGGVLVMPLEEKLTKITRTGPSAWETKKILAVSFAPLVQPCQSESGESRLVQDEKEPLERKRREEEREQRHTGRELDVAGVRGTYAGDVRVRVRVRVSSVWLPCVI, from the exons ATGGGAGGCGCGGTGAGTGCTGGTGAAGACAACGACGAGCTGATAGACCATCTGAAGGCGGCGCAGTACATCCGCTCCGAGCGGGTGGAGCAGGCCTTCCGAGCTGTTGACCGCGCTGACTATTACCTCGAGGAGTTTAAGGAGAACGCGTACAAGGACTTGGCGTGGAGGCACGGGAACATCCACCTCTCCGCTCCGTGCATCTACTCGGAGGTGATGGAGGCCCTGGACCTGCAGCCTGGCCTTTCCTTCCTGAACCTGGGCAGCGGCACCGGCTACCTCAGCTCCATGGTGGGGCTCATCCTCG GTCCTTTTGGTGTGAACCACGGGGTGGAACTCCATTCAGATGTGACAGAGTATGCGAAGCAGAAGCTGGACTTTTTCATCAGGACAAGTGACAGCTTCGACAA GTTTGACTTCTGCGAGCCCTCCTTCGTCACCGGCAATTGCCTGGAGATCTCTCCAGGCTGCTCTCAGTATGACCGGGTGTACTGCGGGGCAGGCGTGCAGAAGCAGCACGAGGGGTACATGAAGAGCCTCCTCAAAGTCGGGGGCGTCCTGGTCATGCCGCTGGAAGAGAAG TTGACTAAGATAACTCGGACGGGTCCTTCCGCCTGGGAAACCAAAAAGATTCTGGCTGTGTCTTTTGCTCCACTCGTCCAGCCCTGCCAGTCGGAGTCAGGAGAATCAAGACTTGTCCA GGATGAAAAGGAACCcctagaaagaaagagaagggaagaggagcGTGAGCAGAGGCACACTGGCCGTGAGCTGGACGTCGCTGGTGTGCGGGGCACGTATGCCGGGGACGtccgggttagggtcagggttagggttagcagcGTTTGGCTGCCCTGTGTTATTTGA
- the LOC115844543 gene encoding protein-L-isoaspartate O-methyltransferase domain-containing protein 2 isoform X1, with translation MGGAVSAGEDNDELIDHLKAAQYIRSERVEQAFRAVDRADYYLEEFKENAYKDLAWRHGNIHLSAPCIYSEVMEALDLQPGLSFLNLGSGTGYLSSMVGLILGPFGVNHGVELHSDVTEYAKQKLDFFIRTSDSFDKFDFCEPSFVTGNCLEISPGCSQYDRVYCGAGVQKQHEGYMKSLLKVGGVLVMPLEEKLTKITRTGPSAWETKKILAVSFAPLVQPCQSESGESRLVQLPPLAVRSLQDLARIAIRGTIKKVIHQEAVNKNGDGLKNTPRFKRRRVRRRRMETIVFLDKEVFASRISNPSDDTSCGDLEDERQEEGKVSLWSRGGGQAFLEGCPQQVHWRRKGLPLCISSSRLSLTVL, from the exons ATGGGAGGCGCGGTGAGTGCTGGTGAAGACAACGACGAGCTGATAGACCATCTGAAGGCGGCGCAGTACATCCGCTCCGAGCGGGTGGAGCAGGCCTTCCGAGCTGTTGACCGCGCTGACTATTACCTCGAGGAGTTTAAGGAGAACGCGTACAAGGACTTGGCGTGGAGGCACGGGAACATCCACCTCTCCGCTCCGTGCATCTACTCGGAGGTGATGGAGGCCCTGGACCTGCAGCCTGGCCTTTCCTTCCTGAACCTGGGCAGCGGCACCGGCTACCTCAGCTCCATGGTGGGGCTCATCCTCG GTCCTTTTGGTGTGAACCACGGGGTGGAACTCCATTCAGATGTGACAGAGTATGCGAAGCAGAAGCTGGACTTTTTCATCAGGACAAGTGACAGCTTCGACAA GTTTGACTTCTGCGAGCCCTCCTTCGTCACCGGCAATTGCCTGGAGATCTCTCCAGGCTGCTCTCAGTATGACCGGGTGTACTGCGGGGCAGGCGTGCAGAAGCAGCACGAGGGGTACATGAAGAGCCTCCTCAAAGTCGGGGGCGTCCTGGTCATGCCGCTGGAAGAGAAG TTGACTAAGATAACTCGGACGGGTCCTTCCGCCTGGGAAACCAAAAAGATTCTGGCTGTGTCTTTTGCTCCACTCGTCCAGCCCTGCCAGTCGGAGTCAGGAGAATCAAGACTTGTCCAGTTAC CACCCCTGGCGGTTCGCAGCCTCCAGGACCTGGCGCGCATTGCCATCCGGGGCACCATTAAGAAGGTCATCCACCAGGAGGCTGTGAACAAAAACGGGGACGGACTGAAGAACACTCCCAGGTTTAAACGGAGGAGAGTTCGCCGCCGCCGAATGGAAACGATTGTCTTTTTGGACAAAGAGGTGTTTGCCAGTCGGATCTCCAACCCCTCTGATGACACCAGCTGCGGAGACCTGGAAGACGAGCGGCAAGAAGAG GGAAAAGTAAGTCTGTGGTCCAGGGGAGGAGGCCAAGCCTTCCTGGAGGGCTGCCCGCAGCAGGTGcactggaggaggaaggggctcCCGCTCTGCATCTCGTCTTCTCGTCTGTCCTTGACTGTCCTGTAG
- the LOC115844543 gene encoding protein-L-isoaspartate O-methyltransferase domain-containing protein 2 isoform X6 translates to MGGAVSAGEDNDELIDHLKAAQYIRSERVEQAFRAVDRADYYLEEFKENAYKDLAWRHGNIHLSAPCIYSEVMEALDLQPGLSFLNLGSGTGYLSSMVGLILGPFGVNHGVELHSDVTEYAKQKLDFFIRTSDSFDKFDFCEPSFVTGNCLEISPGCSQYDRVYCGAGVQKQHEGYMKSLLKVGGVLVMPLEEKLTKITRTGPSAWETKKILAVSFAPLVQPCQSESGESRLVQLRMKRNP, encoded by the exons ATGGGAGGCGCGGTGAGTGCTGGTGAAGACAACGACGAGCTGATAGACCATCTGAAGGCGGCGCAGTACATCCGCTCCGAGCGGGTGGAGCAGGCCTTCCGAGCTGTTGACCGCGCTGACTATTACCTCGAGGAGTTTAAGGAGAACGCGTACAAGGACTTGGCGTGGAGGCACGGGAACATCCACCTCTCCGCTCCGTGCATCTACTCGGAGGTGATGGAGGCCCTGGACCTGCAGCCTGGCCTTTCCTTCCTGAACCTGGGCAGCGGCACCGGCTACCTCAGCTCCATGGTGGGGCTCATCCTCG GTCCTTTTGGTGTGAACCACGGGGTGGAACTCCATTCAGATGTGACAGAGTATGCGAAGCAGAAGCTGGACTTTTTCATCAGGACAAGTGACAGCTTCGACAA GTTTGACTTCTGCGAGCCCTCCTTCGTCACCGGCAATTGCCTGGAGATCTCTCCAGGCTGCTCTCAGTATGACCGGGTGTACTGCGGGGCAGGCGTGCAGAAGCAGCACGAGGGGTACATGAAGAGCCTCCTCAAAGTCGGGGGCGTCCTGGTCATGCCGCTGGAAGAGAAG TTGACTAAGATAACTCGGACGGGTCCTTCCGCCTGGGAAACCAAAAAGATTCTGGCTGTGTCTTTTGCTCCACTCGTCCAGCCCTGCCAGTCGGAGTCAGGAGAATCAAGACTTGTCCAGTTAC GGATGAAAAGGAACCcctag
- the LOC115844543 gene encoding protein-L-isoaspartate O-methyltransferase domain-containing protein 2 isoform X5, which translates to MGGAVSAGEDNDELIDHLKAAQYIRSERVEQAFRAVDRADYYLEEFKENAYKDLAWRHGNIHLSAPCIYSEVMEALDLQPGLSFLNLGSGTGYLSSMVGLILGPFGVNHGVELHSDVTEYAKQKLDFFIRTSDSFDKFDFCEPSFVTGNCLEISPGCSQYDRVYCGAGVQKQHEGYMKSLLKVGGVLVMPLEEKLTKITRTGPSAWETKKILAVSFAPLVQPCQSESGESRLVQLHCKPCATRC; encoded by the exons ATGGGAGGCGCGGTGAGTGCTGGTGAAGACAACGACGAGCTGATAGACCATCTGAAGGCGGCGCAGTACATCCGCTCCGAGCGGGTGGAGCAGGCCTTCCGAGCTGTTGACCGCGCTGACTATTACCTCGAGGAGTTTAAGGAGAACGCGTACAAGGACTTGGCGTGGAGGCACGGGAACATCCACCTCTCCGCTCCGTGCATCTACTCGGAGGTGATGGAGGCCCTGGACCTGCAGCCTGGCCTTTCCTTCCTGAACCTGGGCAGCGGCACCGGCTACCTCAGCTCCATGGTGGGGCTCATCCTCG GTCCTTTTGGTGTGAACCACGGGGTGGAACTCCATTCAGATGTGACAGAGTATGCGAAGCAGAAGCTGGACTTTTTCATCAGGACAAGTGACAGCTTCGACAA GTTTGACTTCTGCGAGCCCTCCTTCGTCACCGGCAATTGCCTGGAGATCTCTCCAGGCTGCTCTCAGTATGACCGGGTGTACTGCGGGGCAGGCGTGCAGAAGCAGCACGAGGGGTACATGAAGAGCCTCCTCAAAGTCGGGGGCGTCCTGGTCATGCCGCTGGAAGAGAAG TTGACTAAGATAACTCGGACGGGTCCTTCCGCCTGGGAAACCAAAAAGATTCTGGCTGTGTCTTTTGCTCCACTCGTCCAGCCCTGCCAGTCGGAGTCAGGAGAATCAAGACTTGTCCAGTTAC
- the LOC115844543 gene encoding protein-L-isoaspartate O-methyltransferase domain-containing protein 2 isoform X4 gives MGGAVSAGEDNDELIDHLKAAQYIRSERVEQAFRAVDRADYYLEEFKENAYKDLAWRHGNIHLSAPCIYSEVMEALDLQPGLSFLNLGSGTGYLSSMVGLILGPFGVNHGVELHSDVTEYAKQKLDFFIRTSDSFDKFDFCEPSFVTGNCLEISPGCSQYDRVYCGAGVQKQHEGYMKSLLKVGGVLVMPLEEKLTKITRTGPSAWETKKILAVSFAPLVQPCQSESGESRLVQLRLLKGTCDLVSRTRGS, from the exons ATGGGAGGCGCGGTGAGTGCTGGTGAAGACAACGACGAGCTGATAGACCATCTGAAGGCGGCGCAGTACATCCGCTCCGAGCGGGTGGAGCAGGCCTTCCGAGCTGTTGACCGCGCTGACTATTACCTCGAGGAGTTTAAGGAGAACGCGTACAAGGACTTGGCGTGGAGGCACGGGAACATCCACCTCTCCGCTCCGTGCATCTACTCGGAGGTGATGGAGGCCCTGGACCTGCAGCCTGGCCTTTCCTTCCTGAACCTGGGCAGCGGCACCGGCTACCTCAGCTCCATGGTGGGGCTCATCCTCG GTCCTTTTGGTGTGAACCACGGGGTGGAACTCCATTCAGATGTGACAGAGTATGCGAAGCAGAAGCTGGACTTTTTCATCAGGACAAGTGACAGCTTCGACAA GTTTGACTTCTGCGAGCCCTCCTTCGTCACCGGCAATTGCCTGGAGATCTCTCCAGGCTGCTCTCAGTATGACCGGGTGTACTGCGGGGCAGGCGTGCAGAAGCAGCACGAGGGGTACATGAAGAGCCTCCTCAAAGTCGGGGGCGTCCTGGTCATGCCGCTGGAAGAGAAG TTGACTAAGATAACTCGGACGGGTCCTTCCGCCTGGGAAACCAAAAAGATTCTGGCTGTGTCTTTTGCTCCACTCGTCCAGCCCTGCCAGTCGGAGTCAGGAGAATCAAGACTTGTCCAGTTAC GGCTCCTGAAGGGAACTTGTGATCTTGTCTCCCGGACCAGAGGTTCTTAG
- the LOC115844543 gene encoding protein-L-isoaspartate O-methyltransferase domain-containing protein 2 isoform X3 — MGGAVSAGEDNDELIDHLKAAQYIRSERVEQAFRAVDRADYYLEEFKENAYKDLAWRHGNIHLSAPCIYSEVMEALDLQPGLSFLNLGSGTGYLSSMVGLILGPFGVNHGVELHSDVTEYAKQKLDFFIRTSDSFDKFDFCEPSFVTGNCLEISPGCSQYDRVYCGAGVQKQHEGYMKSLLKVGGVLVMPLEEKLTKITRTGPSAWETKKILAVSFAPLVQPCQSESGESRLVHTPGGSQPPGPGAHCHPGHH; from the exons ATGGGAGGCGCGGTGAGTGCTGGTGAAGACAACGACGAGCTGATAGACCATCTGAAGGCGGCGCAGTACATCCGCTCCGAGCGGGTGGAGCAGGCCTTCCGAGCTGTTGACCGCGCTGACTATTACCTCGAGGAGTTTAAGGAGAACGCGTACAAGGACTTGGCGTGGAGGCACGGGAACATCCACCTCTCCGCTCCGTGCATCTACTCGGAGGTGATGGAGGCCCTGGACCTGCAGCCTGGCCTTTCCTTCCTGAACCTGGGCAGCGGCACCGGCTACCTCAGCTCCATGGTGGGGCTCATCCTCG GTCCTTTTGGTGTGAACCACGGGGTGGAACTCCATTCAGATGTGACAGAGTATGCGAAGCAGAAGCTGGACTTTTTCATCAGGACAAGTGACAGCTTCGACAA GTTTGACTTCTGCGAGCCCTCCTTCGTCACCGGCAATTGCCTGGAGATCTCTCCAGGCTGCTCTCAGTATGACCGGGTGTACTGCGGGGCAGGCGTGCAGAAGCAGCACGAGGGGTACATGAAGAGCCTCCTCAAAGTCGGGGGCGTCCTGGTCATGCCGCTGGAAGAGAAG TTGACTAAGATAACTCGGACGGGTCCTTCCGCCTGGGAAACCAAAAAGATTCTGGCTGTGTCTTTTGCTCCACTCGTCCAGCCCTGCCAGTCGGAGTCAGGAGAATCAAGACTTGTCCA CACCCCTGGCGGTTCGCAGCCTCCAGGACCTGGCGCGCATTGCCATCCGGGGCACCATTAA
- the LOC115844543 gene encoding protein-L-isoaspartate O-methyltransferase domain-containing protein 2 isoform X7: MGGAVSAGEDNDELIDHLKAAQYIRSERVEQAFRAVDRADYYLEEFKENAYKDLAWRHGNIHLSAPCIYSEVMEALDLQPGLSFLNLGSGTGYLSSMVGLILGPFGVNHGVELHSDVTEYAKQKLDFFIRTSDSFDKFDFCEPSFVTGNCLEISPGCSQYDRVYCGAGVQKQHEGYMKSLLKVGGVLVMPLEEKLTKITRTGPSAWETKKILAVSFAPLVQPCQSESGESRLVQAPEGNL; this comes from the exons ATGGGAGGCGCGGTGAGTGCTGGTGAAGACAACGACGAGCTGATAGACCATCTGAAGGCGGCGCAGTACATCCGCTCCGAGCGGGTGGAGCAGGCCTTCCGAGCTGTTGACCGCGCTGACTATTACCTCGAGGAGTTTAAGGAGAACGCGTACAAGGACTTGGCGTGGAGGCACGGGAACATCCACCTCTCCGCTCCGTGCATCTACTCGGAGGTGATGGAGGCCCTGGACCTGCAGCCTGGCCTTTCCTTCCTGAACCTGGGCAGCGGCACCGGCTACCTCAGCTCCATGGTGGGGCTCATCCTCG GTCCTTTTGGTGTGAACCACGGGGTGGAACTCCATTCAGATGTGACAGAGTATGCGAAGCAGAAGCTGGACTTTTTCATCAGGACAAGTGACAGCTTCGACAA GTTTGACTTCTGCGAGCCCTCCTTCGTCACCGGCAATTGCCTGGAGATCTCTCCAGGCTGCTCTCAGTATGACCGGGTGTACTGCGGGGCAGGCGTGCAGAAGCAGCACGAGGGGTACATGAAGAGCCTCCTCAAAGTCGGGGGCGTCCTGGTCATGCCGCTGGAAGAGAAG TTGACTAAGATAACTCGGACGGGTCCTTCCGCCTGGGAAACCAAAAAGATTCTGGCTGTGTCTTTTGCTCCACTCGTCCAGCCCTGCCAGTCGGAGTCAGGAGAATCAAGACTTGTCCA GGCTCCTGAAGGGAACTTGTGA